One window from the genome of Yarrowia lipolytica chromosome 1B, complete sequence encodes:
- a CDS encoding uncharacterized protein (Compare to YALI0B12276g, similar to Saccharomyces cerevisiae MRD1 (YPR112C); ancestral locus Anc_3.432, similar to uniprot|Q06106 Saccharomyces cerevisiae YPR112C Hypothetical 101.1 kDa protein P8283.19) — protein MSRLIVKNLPPYLDEAGLKKHFSTVKDPKSAGFAPSDITDVKVVRARDGKTRRFGFVGFRSDETAEAAVKYFDTSFINSTKISVAVAMTFTDPNVPLSSRERKRQAAQRAREDAEDDREAKKARYLEKPMTIDDINGLGNASDPRLADYLDAMQVRSNAKTWANNDAGAVANEPQVIQSTASDDEYDEFTGKGDDEIDEDEDEEEESENKKDDDNEEAEEDEEDPVIEDGLAADPGVSDMDWLRQRQTRIKEGEPEEDRENRHTESKSEGKKGKGNAPKAATPVDEEPSEDPTIVSIRKTGRLFLRNLLYTAKEEDFRQLFSQYGELEEVHLPINTKTGQCKGFAHVQFEDPENAIAAYEAQDGKIFQGRLLHILPGKPKKDYNRLDEHDLKNLPLKKQQELKRKAEAAKQQFSWNSLYMNQDAVMESVAKSMGIKKSELIDPDSSDAAVKQALAEATVIGDVKSYFEKMGVDLASFDNKDRDDRVILVKNFPFGTTQPEIAEMFSEYGDLYKVMMPPAGTIAIVIFKHIPDARAAFAKLAFRRFKTSILYLEKGPKNLLPNEKMESDEVEHVKQDKIVTIEDKLSASDVMDTGSNDERPATASTSVFVKNLNFKTTSRVLTDAFKALDGFLVAQVKMKPDSKNKGKFLSMGFGFVEFSSKEAAEIAQKAMDGHVLDGHKLQLKISNRGQDEETTETKKAIDSKILIKNLPFEATKKDVQKLFGAFGSLKTVRVPKKFNSESRGFAFAEYVSAKEAEHAMSALQGTHLLGRRLVLQYAQADASNAEEEIERMQATVSKQAAQRSFADMKLAGEGKRRVDLEGEDEEEF, from the coding sequence ATGTCTCGACTGATTGTGAAAAACCTGCCGCCTTACCTCGATGAGGCTGGCCTGAAGAAACACTTTTCCACCGTCAAGGATCCCAAGTCTGCTGGCTTTGCCCCTTCCGATATCACTGATGTCAAGGTGGTGAGAGCTCGAGACGGCAAGACCAGACGGTTCGGATTCGTTGGTTTCCGATCCGACGAGACTGCCGAGGCTGCCGTCAAGTATTTTGACACATCTTTCATCAACTCTACCAAGATCTCCGTGGCTGTTGCCATGACTTTCACAGACCCCAATGTTCCTCTGTCTTCAAGAGAGCGAAAGCGGCAGGCTGCTCAGAGAGCTCGAGAGGACGCTGAGGACGACCgggaggccaagaaggcccgGTATCTCGAGAAGCCTATGACCATTGACGACATTAATGGTTTGGGCAACGCCTCCGATCCTCGACTGGCTGACTATCTGGATGCCATGCAGGTTCGATCTAACGCTAAGACCTGGGCCAACAACgatgctggagctgttgcCAACGAGCCTCAGGTGATCCAGTCTACTGCTTCTGATGATGAGTATGACGAGTTTACCGGCAAGGGTGACGACGAGATagacgaggacgaggacgaggaagaggagagtgagaacaagaaggatgacGACAatgaggaggccgaggaggacgaggaagatCCGGTTATTGAAGACGGACTTGCTGCTGATCCTGGCGTTTCAGATATGGACTGGTTGCGACAACGACAAACACGAATCAAGGAGGGGGAACCCGAGGAGGACCGTGAAAACAGACACACCGAGTCCAAGAGCGAGGGCAAGAAAGGAAAAGGCAATGCTCCCAAGGCTGCTACTCCTGTTGATGAGGAGCCCTCTGAGGACCCTACCATTGTGAGCATTAGAAAAACTGGACGTCTGTTCTTGCGAAACCTGCTCTATACAGCCAAAGAGGAGGATTTCCGACAGCTGTTTTCGCAGTACGgagagttggaggaggttcaTCTACccatcaacaccaagacTGGCCAGTGCAAGGGATTCGCACACGTGCAGTTTGAGGACCCCGAAAACGCCATCGCAGCGTACGAGGCCCAGGATGGAAAGATTTTCCAGGGCCGACTTTTGCATATCCTACCCGGaaagcccaagaaggactacAACCGACTGGACGAGCACGATCTCAAAAACCTGcctctcaagaagcagcaggagctgaAGCGAAaggccgaggctgccaaaCAGCAGTTCTCTTGGAATTCGCTGTACATGAACCAGGACGCCGTCATGGAGAGTGTGGCCAAGAGTATGGGTATCAAGAAGTCCGAATTGATCGACCCAGACTCCAGtgatgctgctgtcaaGCAGGCTTTGGCTGAGGCCACTGTTATTGGAGATGTCAAGTCGTactttgagaagatgggCGTTGATCTGGCTTCCTTTGACAACAAGGATAGAGATGATCGAGTCATTCTTGTCAAGAACTTCCCCTTTGGAACCACCCAGCCTGAGATTGCTGAGATGTTTTCTGAATACGGAGATCTCTATAAGGTGATGATGCCTCCAGCTGGAACTATTGCTATTGTCATTTTCAAGCACATTCCCGACGCTCGAGCTGCGTTTGCCAAGCTGGCTTTCCGAAGGTTCAAGACTAGCATTCTGTACCTGGAGAAGGGTCCCAAGAACCTGCTTCCTaacgagaagatggagagtgATGAGGTTGAGCATGTTAAACAAGACAAGATTGTTACTATCGAGGACAAGCTGTCTGCTTCTGACGTTATGGACACTGGTTCTAACGATGAAAGACCTGCTACTGCTTCTACTTCTGTATTTGTCAAGAACTTGAACTTCAAGACCACCTCCCGTGTTCTCACCGACGCCttcaaggctctggacgGTTTCCTGGTTGCTCAGGTCAAGATGAAGCCTGACTCTAAGAACAAGGGAAAGTTCCTGTCCATGGGTTTCGGTTTCGTCGAGTTCTcctccaaggaggctgctgagatTGCCCAGAAGGCCATGGATGGTCATGTGCTTGATGGCCATAAGCTGCAGCTCAAGATCTCCAACCGTGGccaggacgaggagaccacagagaccaagaaggctATCGATTCCAAGATCCTCATCAAGAATTTGCCGTTCGAGGCTACCAAGAAGGATGTTCAGAAGCTGTTTGGTGCTTTTGGTTCTCTCAAGACTGTCCGAGTGCCCAAGAAGTTCAACTCCGAGTCTCGAGGTTTCGCCTTTGCCGAGTACGTGtctgccaaggaggctgagcaTGCCATGTCTGCTCTGCAGGGCACCCATCTGCTCGGCCGACGTCTTGTTCTTCAGTACGCTCAGGCCGATGCTTCTAacgctgaggaggagattgagcgaATGCAGGCTACTGTTTCCAAGCAGGCTGCTCAGCGGTCTTTTGCTGACATGAAGCTGGCAGGTGAAGGTAAGCGACGAGTCGACCTTGAGGGagaggacgaagaggagTTTTAG
- a CDS encoding uncharacterized protein (Compare to YALI0B12210g, similar to Saccharomyces cerevisiae RNA1 (YMR235C); ancestral locus Anc_8.769, similar to uniprot|P41391 Schizosaccharomyces pombe Ran GTPase activating protein 1 (Protein rna1)), protein MTKFSLVGKALKVDDYDEMKRHLRDITDETTEVYFGGNTFGIDACKAIADSIKDKQNITKVSFDDIFTGRLKDEIPKSMEHICEAVLTLKNATTVDFSDNAFGITTVDPLADFLGKHVPLQHLYLTNNGFGPAAGTKIGEALERLAAAKKEAKSDIKLETVICGRNRLENGSMESWAKYLATHGSVKNLQLKQNGIRQDGIVALLEKGLSKCPKLEILDLQDNTFTKKGAKALTKVYSQWPELVELGISDCLLSGKGSVALGEALRDGKPLEKLETLRLQYNEINLDGAEALYEALEKNLPAIKLLELNGNCFPEDEDVIEKITKLFDSRGHGELDELDEMEEPDSEEDEDDSDEEEEDEEDKSEKKDDKTVDDLADELEKKAHIN, encoded by the coding sequence atgACGAAATTCTCGCTTGTTGGAAAGGCCCTCAAGGTCGATGACTACGATGAGATGAAGCGACATCTCCGCGACATCACCGACGAAACCACAGAGGTGTACTTTGGAGGCAACACTTTCGGCATCGACGCTTGCAAGGCCATCGCTGACTCCATTAAGGATAAGCagaacatcaccaaggtgTCCTTCGACGACATTTTCACCGGCCGactcaaggacgagatccCCAAGTCCATGGAGCACATCTGTGAGGCAGTTCTGACCCTCAAGAACGCCACCACTGTGGACTTTTCCGACAACGCCTTCGGTATCACCACCGTTGATCCCCTGGCTGATTTCCTCGGAAAGCACGTGCCCCTGCAGCACCTGTATCTGACCAACAACGGTTTCGGTCCCGCTGCCGGTACCAAGATCGGAGAGGCTCTGGAGCGTCTGGCTGcggccaagaaggaggctaAGTCCGATATCAAGCTGGAGACCGTCATCTGCGGCCGAAACCGACTTGAGAACGGCTCCATGGAGTCTTGGGCCAAGTACCTCGCCACCCACGGCTCCGTCAAGAACCTGCAGCTCAAGCAGAACGGTATCAGACAGGATGGTATTGTTGctctgctggagaagggtCTGTCCAAGTGCCCCAAGCTGGAGATTCTCGATCTGCAGGACAACACCTTTACCAAGAAAGGTGCCAAGGCTCTGACCAAGGTCTACTCTCAGTGGCCCGAACTGGTCGAGCTGGGTATTTCCGACTGTCTGCTTTCCGGCAAGGGATCTGTTGCCCTTGGTGAGGCTCTCCGAGACGGTAAGCCCCTCGAGAAGCTTGAGACCCTGCGACTCCAGTACAACGAGATCAACCTCGATGGTGCGGAGGCTCTCTACGAGGccctggagaagaaccTGCCTGCCATCAAGTTGCTGGAGCTTAATGGTAACTGCTTCCctgaggatgaggacgtgattgagaagatcacCAAGCTGTTCGACTCTCGAGGACACGGTGAGCTCGATGAGCttgacgagatggaggagcctGACTctgaggaagacgaggatgacagcgatgaggaggaggaagacgaggaggacaagtCGGAAAAGAAGGATGACAAGACCGTTGACGATCTTGCCgatgagctggagaagaaggctcaCATCAACTAG
- a CDS encoding uncharacterized protein (Compare to YALI0B12320g, similar to uniprot|Q12024 Saccharomyces cerevisiae YOR272W Microtubule-associated protein YTM1), producing the protein MTNQESQSVKVVFVTRDETLQPEAPLPPVMVPTSLKRLGLSEIVNQLLDTETPVPLDFLIVKATAGDGGASILDEESASSSSVLLRPGASLESFLADNGLSSEVSLSIEYIRSVLPPSFLASFSNPDWVAAVDINARWTGDLKPVIASGSYDGVVRLWDHSGHVTGQLVGHNSAAKAVRWISNDQLVSGGSDRLLYLWNPDGKKYRRKEPGQVGKKELNYDSEEDSDEEMLDELPAASTVTPMAALHGHTAPINDLAVHAKTGKIISASADGSVGLWSTDYNDMPAIEPHTAAAGGLTSTSAQKRRKLANSGSGATGLGAARQRGPLAVMGGHSAAVSAVAFHHSDPTVAYSVSLDHTIKTWDLATAEAVQSNAGSPDPSVDTRSTSFSLLSLCTLPQGLIACGSSARHITLHDPRVTAQVATQAKLVGHTNFVSSLSRGPESNPFLLASGSHDGTVRIWDVRTTKSLHVIHRETLTENNAVFGVDWKQNLGIVSGGQDNKIQINNNPQSA; encoded by the coding sequence ATGACCAACCAAGAATCGCAGTCGGTCAAGGTGGTCTTCGTGACCCGGGACGAGACCCTGCAGCCCGAGGCTCCCCTGCCTCCCGTCATGGTCCCTACTTCCCTCAAGCGTCTGGGTCTGTCTGAAATCgtcaaccagctgctggacacTGAGACTCCTGTTCCTCTTGATTTCCTCATTGTGAAGGCTACTGCCGGCGATGGAGGAGCTTCGATTCTCGACGAGGAGtctgcctcttcttcctcggtGCTTCTACGACCAGGAGCCTCCCTGGAGTCTTTCCTTGCTGACAACGGTTTGTCTTCCGAAGTCAGTCTGTCGATCGAGTACATTCGATCTGTGCTGCCTCCATCATTTCTGGCCTCTTTCTCCAACCCCGACTGGGTCGCTGCTGTCGATATCAACGCCCGGTGGACTGGCGATCTGAAACCCGTCATCGCCTCGGGATCTTACGACGGAGTCGTGCGTCTGTGGGACCACTcgggtcatgtgaccggCCAGCTTGTGGGCCACAACTCCGCCGCCAAGGCTGTGCGATGGATCTCTAATGACCAGCTCGTTTCTGGAGGTTCCGACCGACTTTTGTACCTATGGAACCCCGACGGAAAGAAGTACCGACGAAAGGAACCTGGACAGGtgggcaagaaggagctcaactACGACAGTGAGGAGGACAGTGATGAGGAGATGCTCGATGAGCTTCCAGCCGCCTCTACCGTGACCCCTATGGCAGCTCTACATGGACATACCGCACCCATCAACGATCTTGCTGTTCACGCCAAGACCGGAAAGATCATCTCCGCCTCCGCAGACGGATCCGTGGGTCTGTGGTCTACCGACTACAATGACATGCCGGCAATTGAGCCCCATACCGCTGCCGCTGGCGGTCTGACTTCCACTTCTGCACAGAAGCGACGAAAGCTCGCCAACTCCGGCTCTGGAGCCACCGGTCTGGGAGCTGCTCGTCAGCGAGGTCCTCTGGCAGTCATGGGCGGCCACTCCGCCGCCGTTTCGGCCGTCGCATTCCATCATTCCGACCCCACAGTCGCCTACTCTGTGTCTCTGGATCACACCATCAAAACCTGGGATCTCGCCACCGCCGAGGCTGTCCAGAGCAACGCCGGATCCCCCGATCCTTCGGTCGATACCCGATCCACCTCCTTTTCGCTTCTTTCCCTTTGCACCCTGCCCCAGGGTCTCATTGCCTGCGGCTCTTCAGCCCGTCACATTACCCTGCACGACCCCCGAGTAACTGCACAGGTGGCAACTcaggccaagctggtggGCCACACCAACTTCGtgtcgtcgctgtcgcGAGGACCCGAATCCAACCCCTTCCTGCTGGCTTCAGGATCTCACGATGGAACTGTCCGAATATGGGATGTTCGAACCACCAAGTCTCTGCACGTGATCCACCGAGAGACTCTGACAGAGAACAATGCCGTGTTTGGCGTGGACTGGAAACAAAACCTGGGTATTGTCTCTGGTGGCCAGGACAACAAGATCCAGATTAATAACAACCCCCAGAGCGCCTAA
- a CDS encoding uncharacterized protein (Compare to YALI0B12298g, similar to CA5393|IPF9398 Candida albicans IPF9398 unknown function): MVNVESTSHPTMNVLFTLLTWATVALAAMQPLGPPTKFSGKDYLVKHAIQEIENLYNSTRLDSCAKCMGALALGKTIAIEDDRVIPEILQELCKKYKWQAVCTNVYQGRNFGVEAKAGHIANVLQLIDPYGTDGEYICHYQVKKACPRPATPVFNLTGWWPEKPADLEDRLAKSKGDRFNVVHLSDFHVDLRYQIGSESNCTSYMCCVEPVYNNDARKANFTDVVLPAQKFGSYECDIPQVLLEDSLRSVATIGANKSFEFGIFTGDMVSHDLDDWLSLANVIKSEEDVYYQMKRFLGDLPIYSTFGNHDTFPYAQQAQNASGFLGEFVWNAQLSASLWKDYGWIDEATQAEAVHTYGAFGVTTKRGLRVISMDSNFWYNANYYNYWNTTSPDTSGMMKWMVDQLIEAEKNAQKVWIIAHVPTGGSTTNALPHATEVFRQIVDRFAPHTIAALFFGHTHEDQFNVYYAGNGTDNSIDNALTVGWISQSVTPLHNYNPSWRYYEVDSDTFEIMESINYYAQLHKTFEFDMDKPEIANNGSFTRVTYPPRTPDEELEWIFEYSARDVYDPDQKWPREAPLNATFWHNAIQYIISNDTGREDYLKYEYRESPFVPDGSDPEYIKNMYCYFSSGTVPAVFECQKRMNITKEIWI, translated from the coding sequence ATGGTGAATGTCGAATCAACAAGCCATCCAACAATGAACGTCCTTTTCACGCTGCTCACATGGGCCACCGTTGCCCTGGCTGCTATGCAGCCTCTCGGACCTCCCACCAAGTTCTCGGGAAAGGACTATCTTGTCAAGCACGCCATtcaggagattgagaatCTGTACAACTCCACCCGACTCGACTCCTGCGCCAAGTGCATGGGTGCTCTAGCTCTGGGAAAGACCATTGCCATTGAAGACGACCGAGTCATTCCTGAGATTCTCCAAGAGCTGTGtaagaagtacaagtggcAGGCCGTTTGCACCAACGTCTATCAGGGGCGAAATTTTGGTGTTGAAGCTAAGGCTGGCCACATTGCCAACGTTCTACAGCTCATTGATCCCTACGGAACCGACGGAGAGTACATCTGCCACTAccaggtcaagaaggcttGTCCTCGACCTGCCACTCCTGTCTTCAACCTCACCGGATGGTGGCCCGAGAAGCCCGCTGATCTGGAGGATCGACTTGCCAAGTCCAAGGGCGACAGATTCAACGTTGTTCATCTTTCTGATTTCCATGTTGACCTGCGATACCAGATTGGTAGTGAGTCCAACTGTACTTCTTACATGTGCTGCGTTGAGCCTGTCTACAACAATGACGCTCGAAAGGCCAACTTCACTGATGTCGTTCTCCCAGCTCAGAAGTTTGGCTCTTATGAGTGTGACATACCCCAAGTTCTTCTCGAAGACTCTCTTAGGTCCGTGGCTACCATAGGAGCCAATAAGTCATTCGAGTTTGGTATCTTCACTGGAGACATGGTATCTCATGATCTGGACGATTGGCTGTCTCTGGCCAACGTCATCAAATCTGAGGAGGACGTTTACTACCAGATGAAACGATTCCTCGGTGACCTCCCCATCTACTCCACTTTCGGCAACCATGACACCTTCCCTTATGCTCAGCAAGCCCAGAATGCTTCTGGTTTCCTCGGAGAGTTTGTGTGGAACGCCCAACTGTCCGCCTCTCTGTGGAAGGACTATGGTTGGATCGATGAGGCAACTCAGGCGGAGGCTGTACACACATACGGAGCTTTCGGAGTGACAACCAAGCGAGGACTGCGGGTTATCTCAATGGACTCAAACTTCTGGTACAACGCCAACTATTACAACTACTGGAACACCACCTCTCCCGACACTTCTGGAATGATGAAGTGGATGGTTGACCAGCTGATagaggctgagaagaacGCCCAGAAGGTCTGGATCATCGCCCACGTTCCCACCGGGGGAAGTACCACCAACGCCCTCCCTCACGCTACCGAGGTGTTCCGGCAGATCGTTGACCGATTTGCTCCACATACCATTGCCGCTCTATTTTTTGGACACACCCACGAGGACCAGTTCAACGTGTACTACGCTGGAAACGGCACCGATAACTCCATCGATAACGCTCTGACCGTGGGATGGATCTCGCAGTCAGTCACTCCTCTGCACAACTACAACCCCTCGTGGAGATACTACGAGGTTGACAGTGATACATTTGAAATCATGGAGTCCATCAATTATTATGCCCAACTCCACAAGACATTCGAGTTTGATATGGACAAGCCTGAGATTGCGAACAACGGCTCCTTTACTCGAGTCACATACCCTCCCCGAACTCCTGATGAGGAGCTCGAGTGGATCTTTGAGTACTCTGCCCGAGATGTCTATGATCCTGATCAGAAGTGGCCTCGAGAAGCTCCTCTCAACGCCACTTTTTGGCACAACGCTATCCAGTACATTATCAGCAACGATACAGGCAGAGAGGACTACCTCAAGTATGAGTACCGAGAGAGTCCCTTTGTTCCTGATGGAAGCGACCCCGAGTACATCAAGAACATGTACTGCTACTTTTCGTCTGGTACCGTTCCTGCTGTGTTTGAGTGCCAGAAGCGAAtgaacatcaccaaggagatcTGGATCTAA
- a CDS encoding uncharacterized protein (Compare to YALI0B12254g, weakly similar to DEHA0D18832g Debaryomyces hansenii IPF 2772.1, similar to Saccharomyces cerevisiae MUM3 (YOR298W); ancestral locus Anc_8.768), with protein sequence MVVVDDVLGNHLSRYDYMIYALINNQHCAKSHLAFLSWKHIFSLFSLSKILPFYRLDENWMFESAADLEKELAKLINPYCLVLFPEVSVATPQLIRRHRELCRACFAPELTHVLYPRHSSFADFILGLNKGQALSYIYDATISYTDKKDKILCNPGNIDTLLTQVETVHVHIHREQYRRLPRHRRGIQKWLENTWVHKDKSIRKAYKQSGSIMDDGKLKEKDK encoded by the exons ATGGTGGTCGTGGACGATGTTCTCG GTAATCATCTATCAAGATACGACTATATGATCTACGCACTAATCAACAACCAGCATTGCGCCAAGTCGCACCTTGCATTCCTGTCCTGGAAACACatcttttctctctttAGCCTCAGCAAGATTCTGCCCTTCTACCGACTTGACGAAAACTGGATGTTCGAATCAGCAGCCGACCTTGAGAAAGAACTAGCCAAGCTAATCAACCCTTACTGTCTGGTGCTGTTCCCAGAAGTCTCGGTGGCAACCCCACAACTTATCAGACGACATAGAGAGCTCTGCAGAGCGTGTTTTGCACCTGAACTCACTCATGTACTCTACCCTCGCCACAGCAGCTTTGCAGACTTCATATTGGGACTGAATAAGGGCCAGGCTCTTAGTTACATCTACGACGCCACCATCTCGTATACTGACAAGAAAGATAAGATTCTATGTAATCCTGGAAACATAGATACTCTGTTGACTCAAGTGGAAACGGTTCATGTTCACATACACCGAGAACAGTATCGTCGGCTGCCGCGCCACAGACGTGGTATTCAGAAGTGGCTGGAAAACACATGGGTCCACAAGGATAAGAGTATCAGAAAGGCCTACAAGCAGTCTGGATCAATCATGGATGAtggcaagctcaaggagaaggataAGTGA